A genomic region of Pseudomonas sp. KU43P contains the following coding sequences:
- a CDS encoding iron-containing alcohol dehydrogenase: MQPFSFATTPHLLCEVGAAVRLAQLCQQRGVRRVLIVSDPGLVRLGMFDDLLPGFTQARLSVAIFSEVSADPSHACVLAAVARARHIGAELIVGFGGGSSMDVAKLVALLAHPDCDQTLEAVYGIDQAKGRRLPLIQVPTTAGTGSEVTPIAVITTGDNAKMAVISPLLLPDLALLDAERTLGLPPAITAATGIDAMVHAIEASTSQFKRNPLSSLLAREALALLAGNLDQAVHNGGNLQARQAMLLGACLAGQAFANAPVAAVHALAYPLGARYHVPHGLANALVLPHVMRFNRREAFADYAALAPALLGERLVPGAPHELCEQFIDELEQLAPRCGLPNRLRDVGVPRHCLQQLAEDAMQQQRLLVNNPRKVNLADAMALYQAAF; the protein is encoded by the coding sequence ATGCAGCCATTCAGTTTTGCCACCACCCCCCACCTGCTGTGCGAGGTGGGCGCCGCTGTGCGCCTGGCGCAGCTGTGTCAGCAACGCGGTGTGCGCCGCGTGCTCATCGTGAGCGACCCGGGCCTGGTCAGGCTGGGCATGTTCGATGACCTGCTGCCCGGCTTCACCCAGGCGCGCTTGAGTGTGGCGATCTTCAGTGAGGTCAGCGCCGACCCCAGCCACGCCTGTGTGCTGGCGGCCGTCGCCCGCGCCCGGCACATCGGCGCCGAGCTGATCGTCGGCTTTGGTGGCGGCAGCTCCATGGATGTCGCCAAACTGGTGGCCTTGCTGGCACACCCCGACTGTGATCAGACCCTGGAGGCGGTCTACGGCATCGACCAGGCCAAGGGCAGGCGCCTGCCCCTGATCCAGGTGCCGACGACTGCCGGCACCGGCTCGGAAGTCACCCCCATTGCCGTGATCACCACCGGCGACAACGCCAAGATGGCGGTGATCTCGCCGTTGCTGCTGCCGGACCTGGCGCTGCTTGACGCCGAGCGCACGCTGGGCCTGCCACCGGCGATCACCGCCGCCACGGGCATCGACGCCATGGTCCATGCCATCGAAGCCAGCACCAGCCAGTTCAAGCGCAACCCCCTGTCCAGCCTGCTGGCCCGGGAGGCCCTGGCACTGCTGGCCGGCAACCTCGACCAGGCGGTGCACAATGGCGGCAACCTGCAAGCGCGCCAGGCCATGCTGCTGGGCGCCTGCCTGGCCGGCCAGGCGTTCGCCAATGCGCCCGTGGCGGCGGTGCACGCGCTGGCCTACCCGTTGGGGGCGCGTTATCACGTGCCGCATGGGCTGGCCAACGCCCTGGTGCTGCCTCACGTCATGCGTTTCAACCGTCGCGAAGCGTTTGCCGACTATGCGGCGCTGGCGCCGGCACTGCTGGGTGAGCGGCTGGTACCCGGTGCTCCCCATGAGCTTTGCGAGCAGTTTATCGACGAGCTGGAACAGCTGGCGCCGCGCTGCGGCTTGCCCAACCGGCTGCGCGATGTGGGGGTGCCCCGGCACTGTCTGCAGCAACTCGCCGAGGACGCGATGCAACAACAGCGGCTGCTGGTCAACAACCCGCGCAAAGTCAACCTGGCCGATGCCATGGCCCTCTACCAGGCGGCGTTCTGA
- a CDS encoding GlxA family transcriptional regulator, translating to MPKPPVTLAILALPGVQLLDACGPLDVFAEANRQVGHEAYRLLLLACEPGPLVSSSGTRLLADGWIGEELQAIDTLLVAGTPQAADLYLRPGILEWLRQRAGTCRRYGSVCTGAFALAAAGLLDGRRVTTHWAVAAPLAERYPEVQVDADAIQVHDGNLRTAAGVTAGLDLALALVEEDLGRDIAKQVAGHLVMYFKRPGGQLQFSRQGSSSPAGRSALQSLQRYIAANPAHDHGIAALAARVGLSPRHFARVFHHDVGMTPAAWVELARVNAARARLEAGREAPKQVAAACGFANADTLRRAFFRHIGVTPAEYRKRYVRPD from the coding sequence ATGCCAAAGCCACCGGTCACCCTCGCCATCCTGGCGCTGCCGGGCGTTCAGTTGCTCGATGCCTGTGGCCCGCTCGATGTTTTCGCCGAGGCCAACCGCCAGGTCGGCCATGAGGCTTACCGCCTGCTGTTGCTGGCCTGCGAGCCAGGTCCCTTGGTGAGTTCGTCAGGGACACGACTGCTCGCAGATGGCTGGATAGGCGAGGAACTGCAAGCGATCGACACCTTGCTGGTAGCGGGCACGCCACAAGCTGCCGACCTGTATCTGCGCCCAGGGATTCTCGAGTGGCTGCGCCAACGCGCTGGCACCTGCCGGCGCTACGGTTCGGTGTGCACCGGCGCCTTTGCGCTGGCAGCCGCAGGCCTGCTGGACGGGCGTCGCGTGACCACCCACTGGGCGGTAGCTGCCCCGCTGGCAGAGCGCTACCCAGAGGTGCAGGTCGACGCCGATGCGATCCAGGTGCATGACGGCAACCTGCGCACCGCCGCCGGGGTGACGGCAGGGTTGGACCTGGCGTTGGCCCTGGTGGAAGAAGACCTGGGCCGTGACATCGCCAAACAGGTTGCGGGGCACCTGGTGATGTACTTCAAGCGCCCCGGCGGGCAACTGCAGTTCAGCCGCCAAGGCAGCAGTTCACCTGCCGGCCGCTCAGCCTTGCAAAGCCTGCAACGCTACATCGCGGCCAACCCTGCCCACGACCATGGCATTGCCGCCCTCGCCGCCCGCGTGGGCCTGAGCCCGCGGCATTTCGCCCGCGTGTTCCACCACGATGTAGGCATGACCCCGGCCGCCTGGGTGGAACTGGCCCGGGTGAATGCCGCCCGGGCACGGCTGGAAGCGGGCCGAGAGGCACCCAAGCAGGTGGCGGCCGCCTGCGGCTTTGCCAATGCCGATACCTTGCGCCGTGCGTTCTTCCGGCACATCGGTGTGACGCCTGCGGAGTACCGCAAGCGCTACGTTCGCCCGGATTGA
- a CDS encoding acyl-CoA thioesterase, which translates to MARERPLRGAYRHFQPINTRWHDNDLYGHVNNVVYYGFFDSAVNTWLIEQAGLDIHRDPVVAYVASSACDYFAAVAFPQRIEVGIAIARLGNSSVRYSLAVFVEGEPEACAAGHFTHVFVDRRDNRPVAIPTRLRSAFERLLPVAEP; encoded by the coding sequence ATGGCCCGGGAGCGGCCGCTACGCGGCGCCTATCGCCACTTCCAGCCGATCAACACGCGCTGGCATGACAACGACCTGTATGGGCATGTGAACAACGTGGTGTATTACGGCTTCTTCGACAGCGCCGTGAACACCTGGCTGATCGAGCAGGCGGGCCTGGATATCCACCGCGACCCGGTGGTGGCCTACGTGGCCAGTTCGGCGTGCGACTATTTTGCCGCTGTTGCCTTTCCGCAACGCATCGAAGTGGGCATTGCAATCGCCCGGCTGGGCAACAGCTCGGTGCGCTACAGCCTGGCCGTGTTCGTCGAGGGCGAGCCCGAAGCGTGCGCGGCCGGCCACTTCACCCACGTCTTCGTCGACCGCCGCGACAACCGCCCGGTCGCCATTCCCACCCGGTTGCGCAGCGCCTTCGAACGCCTGCTGCCGGTGGCCGAGCCATAA
- a CDS encoding LysR family transcriptional regulator has product MNIANFDLNLLRVLDMLLREQNVSRAAERLALTQPTVSNALARLRDLLDDPLLVRVGRRMRPTPRALALEGPIRAALQQIEQTLGAGDSFDPARSHRQLRIALTDFAEQLCMPRLLTTLQAQAPHLRVDVVHLAPNLPADALDRGELDLVLGRFDEVPARYERRHWRSETLHVAVRQGHPQVDGTLDLQTFLGMRHLWVHGGQTRGMVDQWLGEQGLARRIAYTTPNYLQAAHLAASSDLCVVLPTALARHFARLLPLQVFDLPFALQPFQLELVYLAHRQHDPALAWLVARIMDIHAG; this is encoded by the coding sequence ATGAATATCGCCAACTTCGACCTCAACCTGCTACGTGTGCTGGACATGCTGTTGCGTGAGCAGAACGTGTCACGCGCCGCCGAGCGCCTGGCCCTGACCCAGCCCACGGTGAGCAACGCCCTGGCGCGCCTGCGTGACCTGCTCGATGACCCGTTGCTGGTACGGGTGGGTCGACGCATGCGCCCGACCCCACGTGCCCTGGCCCTGGAAGGCCCGATACGCGCAGCACTGCAGCAGATCGAGCAGACCCTCGGCGCAGGTGACAGCTTCGACCCCGCGCGTAGCCACCGGCAGTTGCGCATCGCCCTGACGGACTTCGCCGAACAACTCTGCATGCCCAGGTTGCTGACCACCTTGCAAGCCCAGGCACCCCACCTGCGCGTGGATGTCGTGCACCTGGCGCCCAACCTGCCGGCCGACGCCCTCGATCGCGGCGAACTCGACTTGGTGCTGGGCCGCTTCGACGAAGTGCCGGCGCGCTACGAGCGACGCCACTGGCGCAGCGAAACCCTGCACGTGGCGGTACGCCAGGGCCATCCGCAAGTCGATGGCACCCTCGATCTGCAGACCTTCCTCGGCATGCGCCATCTCTGGGTGCACGGCGGCCAGACCCGTGGCATGGTCGACCAGTGGCTGGGCGAGCAAGGCCTGGCCCGGCGCATCGCCTACACCACGCCGAACTACCTCCAGGCCGCGCACCTGGCAGCCAGTTCCGACCTGTGCGTAGTGCTGCCCACTGCACTGGCCCGTCACTTCGCCCGCCTGCTGCCGTTGCAGGTGTTCGACCTGCCCTTCGCGCTGCAGCCGTTCCAGCTGGAGCTGGTGTACCTTGCCCACCGCCAGCACGACCCGGCACTGGCCTGGCTGGTTGCGCGCATCATGGATATCCATGCCGGTTGA
- a CDS encoding chalcone isomerase family protein, whose translation MARMLRWVALCAVLVAAPLLAGDWRAALPSAQALGSGDFTWFGFRLYTARLWVDGHGQDWGRPFALELLYHRSLSRDDLVQASLEEMRRLNDGSLSPRQLASWAKIMEAAFTDVRPGLRIAGLYLPQAGCRFYVDGKLTAETRDATFAKAFFAIWLDPRARDPQLRLRLLGQAADKGP comes from the coding sequence ATGGCGCGCATGCTTCGCTGGGTAGCGCTGTGCGCGGTGCTGGTGGCTGCGCCGCTGCTGGCCGGCGACTGGCGCGCTGCGCTGCCATCGGCACAGGCACTGGGCAGTGGCGACTTCACCTGGTTCGGCTTTCGGCTGTATACCGCCCGGCTGTGGGTCGACGGTCATGGGCAAGACTGGGGGCGGCCATTTGCTCTGGAGCTGCTGTACCACCGCTCGCTGTCCCGCGACGACCTGGTACAGGCCAGTTTGGAGGAGATGCGCCGCTTGAATGACGGCAGCCTGAGCCCTCGGCAACTTGCAAGCTGGGCGAAGATCATGGAAGCGGCCTTCACCGACGTGCGCCCCGGCCTGCGCATCGCCGGCTTGTACCTGCCCCAGGCCGGGTGCCGTTTCTATGTGGATGGCAAGCTCACCGCAGAAACGCGCGATGCCACCTTTGCCAAGGCGTTTTTCGCCATCTGGCTGGACCCACGGGCCCGCGACCCTCAACTACGCCTGCGCCTGCTTGGTCAGGCGGCTGACAAAGGACCATGA
- a CDS encoding DUF1302 domain-containing protein, with product MSAYLLICRRRAPLAALCCLFAAPVAAEQFELGPLEGRFDSALSFGSAVSTANPDKQQLQSANSNDGRRNYRSGDVFSAIFKGTHDLELRRDNLGVFLRGSYWYDTAQRDHSQRAVDIDDHGRQVSAKTAGAELLDAFVYALYDIDGEPGSVRLGKQVVNWGESLFIQGSLNVINPFNQAALRRPGSEVKDALAPVNLLYVTQNLNQALSVDAFYQLDWEQTRLDNCATFFSGNDFMPEGCRGLDVGGQMVTNPAVAQALLPFDVMLTEEGVRIPRGADQHARNGGQWGMSLHGYVEVLDTEFGLFAANYHSRSPYLGTVSSRYYANTGFARQLCGNIGVPLARCGAFLASSSGQTLAGALRMGTSQYLAQYPEDIRLYGITFATTLRGGAAVQGELSYRPNMPVQLNGNDVLQSLLNAPGRSPLNAEGLRPATDNTLFEGYRRKEVTQAQVSAVQAFSQVMGANQLLLMGEVGATYVGGLEGRFGPRYGRSGAYGNGELADNSICLEISKSPGDCNGKGFVTAFSWGYRLRATWSYSNLIQGVDIRPNLAWAHDVKGFSPADGSAFNEGSRSISVGVDATLANTYWASLAYTDYLDGDYGTRGDRDYVAISVGANF from the coding sequence GTGAGCGCATACCTCCTTATCTGCCGGCGCCGTGCGCCGCTGGCGGCACTGTGCTGCCTGTTCGCCGCTCCCGTGGCTGCCGAGCAATTCGAACTTGGCCCGCTCGAAGGGCGCTTCGACTCGGCGTTGTCGTTTGGCTCCGCCGTCAGCACTGCCAACCCCGACAAGCAGCAACTGCAGTCTGCCAACAGTAACGACGGGCGGCGCAACTACCGATCGGGCGATGTCTTTTCAGCAATCTTCAAAGGGACCCACGACCTTGAGTTGCGACGCGATAACCTCGGCGTGTTCCTGCGTGGCAGCTATTGGTATGACACCGCGCAGCGTGACCACAGCCAGCGCGCTGTCGACATCGACGACCATGGCCGCCAGGTATCGGCCAAGACGGCAGGCGCGGAGCTGCTCGATGCGTTTGTCTATGCCCTGTACGACATCGACGGCGAGCCGGGGTCCGTGCGCCTGGGCAAGCAGGTGGTGAACTGGGGGGAGAGCCTGTTCATACAGGGCAGCCTCAATGTGATCAACCCCTTCAACCAGGCCGCGCTGCGCCGGCCCGGCTCGGAGGTGAAGGACGCGTTGGCGCCGGTCAACCTGTTGTATGTCACCCAGAACCTCAACCAGGCGCTCTCGGTCGATGCCTTCTACCAGCTGGACTGGGAGCAGACCCGGTTGGACAACTGCGCCACGTTCTTTTCCGGCAACGACTTCATGCCCGAAGGTTGCCGCGGCCTGGATGTCGGCGGGCAGATGGTCACCAACCCGGCGGTTGCCCAGGCGTTGCTGCCATTCGATGTGATGTTGACCGAAGAGGGCGTGCGCATACCGCGTGGCGCCGACCAGCACGCACGCAATGGCGGCCAATGGGGCATGTCGCTGCACGGGTACGTGGAAGTGCTGGATACCGAGTTCGGCCTGTTCGCGGCCAACTACCACAGCCGCTCCCCCTACCTGGGCACGGTGAGCAGCCGCTACTACGCCAACACCGGCTTTGCCAGGCAATTATGCGGCAACATCGGTGTGCCCTTGGCCCGCTGCGGCGCCTTCCTGGCCTCCAGCAGTGGCCAGACCCTGGCCGGTGCATTGCGCATGGGTACCTCGCAGTACCTGGCGCAATACCCCGAGGATATCCGCCTGTACGGCATCACCTTTGCCACCACCCTGCGCGGTGGCGCCGCCGTGCAGGGCGAATTGAGCTACCGGCCCAACATGCCGGTGCAGCTCAATGGCAACGATGTGCTGCAGTCGCTGCTCAATGCCCCTGGCCGTAGCCCGCTCAACGCCGAAGGCCTGCGCCCTGCGACCGACAACACGCTGTTCGAGGGCTATCGGCGCAAGGAAGTGACCCAGGCCCAGGTTTCGGCCGTGCAAGCCTTCAGCCAGGTGATGGGCGCCAACCAGCTACTGCTGATGGGGGAGGTGGGCGCCACCTATGTCGGCGGGCTCGAAGGGCGTTTCGGGCCGCGCTATGGCCGCTCTGGTGCCTATGGCAACGGTGAGCTGGCTGACAACAGCATCTGCCTGGAGATCTCGAAAAGCCCCGGCGACTGCAACGGTAAAGGCTTCGTCACAGCGTTTTCATGGGGCTACCGGCTGCGGGCGACCTGGAGCTACAGCAATTTGATCCAGGGCGTGGACATCCGCCCCAACCTGGCCTGGGCCCATGACGTGAAAGGCTTTTCGCCCGCCGACGGTTCGGCCTTCAACGAAGGATCACGCTCGATCAGCGTGGGGGTGGACGCCACGTTGGCCAACACGTATTGGGCCAGCCTGGCCTACACCGATTACCTCGATGGCGATTATGGCACCCGTGGCGACCGCGACTATGTCGCGATCAGCGTGGGCGCCAATTTCTAG
- a CDS encoding DUF3833 domain-containing protein gives MNKAPLLAACLLLGSCGNVGVEHYAAEQPKLDLAAFFSRPVQAWGIFQKRSGEVARRFDVCIASHREGERLILDERFVYNDGEQQRRVWTLVPDGPGRWRGTAGDVIGEARGEIAGNALRWRYKLDLPVDGRHWQMDMDDWMYLMDDDTLINRTSMRKLGVEVGQISLFFRRLPAGASCN, from the coding sequence ATGAACAAGGCACCTTTGCTGGCGGCCTGCCTGCTGCTTGGCAGCTGCGGCAATGTCGGCGTCGAGCATTACGCCGCTGAGCAACCCAAACTCGACCTGGCGGCGTTCTTTTCGCGCCCGGTCCAGGCTTGGGGAATCTTCCAGAAGCGCTCCGGGGAGGTGGCCAGGCGATTTGATGTGTGTATCGCCAGCCACCGTGAAGGCGAGCGATTGATCCTCGACGAGCGCTTCGTCTACAACGACGGTGAACAGCAGCGACGGGTCTGGACCCTGGTGCCGGACGGCCCCGGCCGCTGGCGCGGCACGGCCGGTGACGTGATAGGTGAGGCCCGCGGTGAAATTGCCGGCAATGCGCTGCGTTGGCGCTACAAACTGGACCTGCCTGTCGATGGGCGGCACTGGCAAATGGACATGGACGACTGGATGTACCTGATGGACGACGACACCCTCATCAACCGCACGAGCATGCGCAAACTGGGTGTGGAAGTCGGCCAGATATCACTGTTCTTCCGCCGGCTGCCGGCGGGTGCATCCTGTAACTGA
- a CDS encoding DUF2878 domain-containing protein produces MSTSTWRLVNALWLQAGWWLCVLGAQRPWLLWLVPIGLAVHVGWCTSPRAEAKALCRVTMAGCLLDGVLGTIGLFAFTAWPLPLWLALLWLVLASGLRHSLAWAGRPFWRGSLLGAVGGPLAYLGGARLADVALPLGPLATGVLLVPLWALAFPLLVRLAARP; encoded by the coding sequence ATGAGCACCAGCACCTGGCGGCTCGTCAACGCCCTGTGGCTGCAGGCCGGCTGGTGGCTATGCGTGTTGGGCGCACAGCGTCCCTGGCTGTTGTGGCTGGTGCCGATCGGCCTCGCCGTGCATGTGGGCTGGTGCACGTCGCCCCGGGCCGAGGCCAAGGCGCTGTGCCGCGTCACCATGGCCGGGTGCCTGCTGGACGGCGTGCTGGGCACGATCGGACTATTCGCCTTCACTGCCTGGCCACTGCCGCTGTGGCTGGCGCTGTTGTGGCTGGTGCTGGCCAGTGGCTTGCGACACAGCCTGGCCTGGGCGGGCCGGCCGTTCTGGCGAGGATCACTGCTTGGGGCAGTGGGCGGCCCACTGGCGTATCTGGGCGGAGCACGGCTGGCCGATGTCGCCCTGCCCTTGGGGCCGCTGGCAACCGGCGTGCTGCTGGTGCCGCTCTGGGCCCTCGCCTTCCCGCTGTTGGTGCGCCTCGCTGCGCGGCCGTGA
- a CDS encoding alpha/beta fold hydrolase — protein sequence MSRPTRTRETATPTQRPPATGRKRRVRKQVDLPASTPEQELIGTAANQTLAGNPLVSVRPVDLASSAGYLLKAVGKSPLKAGAHVGGYLKALRGIVAGDCSIAPDPKDKRFADPAWQSNAFLRALLQSYLAGQTELSRFIEATDLAPLEKSRARFVVALLADAVAPSNSPLTNPAALRKLVDTGGMSLARGLRQFGDDMLNNRGLPRQVDSAPFKVGENIATAKGAVVFRNEMFELLQFAPTTENVFARPLVMSPPQINKYYAIDLSPEKSLIKWIQDSGVSLFVISWRNPTCEHRDWGLADYALCLDQAVDIARKVTGSADVNMWGSCSGGITLAAYLGWLAARGEGHKVANTSWAVCVLDMPSALDDTTLGLFTTPSALRAAKASSRRKGVLSGQGMARMFAWMRPNDLIWNYWVNNYLLGNKPPAFDILAWNNDTTRLPAQLHADYLDLIQQNPYSNPCTLEIAGESIDMSQVNVGAYVVGGTTDHITPWQGCYGTARLFGEHTTYVLSNAGHLQSLVNPPGNPKSFYYAAPAAAQAPETWLQNAGERQQGSWWPHWREWIGQRSGDSRAAPKKLGSRKYPPLCPAPGTYVMEP from the coding sequence ATGAGCCGACCAACCCGCACCCGCGAGACCGCTACCCCCACCCAGCGCCCCCCTGCAACTGGCCGCAAGCGTCGCGTGCGCAAGCAGGTCGATCTGCCGGCCAGCACCCCTGAGCAGGAACTGATCGGCACCGCTGCCAACCAGACACTGGCGGGCAACCCACTGGTCAGTGTGCGCCCGGTCGACCTGGCCAGCTCGGCCGGCTACCTGCTCAAGGCCGTGGGCAAGTCGCCGCTCAAGGCGGGTGCGCATGTGGGGGGGTATCTGAAGGCGTTGCGTGGCATCGTCGCAGGCGACTGCAGCATTGCGCCCGACCCCAAGGACAAGCGCTTCGCCGACCCGGCCTGGCAATCCAATGCCTTCCTGCGGGCACTGTTGCAGAGCTACCTGGCCGGCCAGACCGAGCTGTCTCGCTTCATCGAGGCCACCGACCTCGCGCCGCTGGAAAAGAGCCGCGCCCGCTTCGTGGTAGCGCTGTTGGCCGATGCCGTGGCGCCGAGCAACTCACCACTGACCAATCCGGCGGCGCTGCGCAAGCTGGTGGACACCGGTGGCATGAGCCTGGCCAGGGGCCTGCGCCAGTTCGGTGACGACATGCTGAACAACCGCGGCCTGCCGCGGCAGGTCGACAGTGCGCCGTTCAAGGTGGGGGAAAACATCGCCACGGCCAAGGGCGCAGTGGTATTTCGCAACGAGATGTTCGAGTTGCTGCAATTCGCACCCACCACCGAAAACGTTTTCGCCAGGCCCTTGGTGATGTCGCCGCCGCAAATCAACAAGTACTACGCCATCGACCTGTCGCCGGAGAAGAGCTTGATCAAATGGATTCAGGACAGCGGCGTGAGCCTGTTCGTCATCAGTTGGCGCAACCCCACCTGCGAGCATCGCGACTGGGGCCTGGCCGATTATGCGCTGTGCCTGGACCAGGCGGTGGACATAGCGCGCAAGGTGACCGGTAGCGCGGATGTGAACATGTGGGGCTCCTGCTCGGGCGGCATCACCCTGGCGGCCTACCTGGGCTGGCTGGCGGCCCGTGGCGAAGGCCACAAGGTGGCCAATACCAGCTGGGCCGTGTGCGTGCTCGACATGCCCTCGGCGCTGGACGACACCACTCTGGGGCTGTTCACCACCCCATCCGCCTTGCGCGCTGCCAAGGCCAGCTCCCGGCGCAAGGGCGTGCTGAGCGGGCAGGGCATGGCACGCATGTTCGCCTGGATGCGCCCCAACGACCTGATCTGGAACTACTGGGTCAACAATTACCTGCTAGGCAACAAGCCGCCTGCGTTCGACATCCTGGCCTGGAACAACGACACCACGCGGCTACCTGCCCAGCTTCACGCCGACTACCTCGACCTGATCCAGCAAAACCCCTACAGCAACCCGTGTACCCTGGAGATTGCCGGCGAGTCGATCGACATGAGCCAGGTGAACGTGGGTGCCTATGTGGTGGGCGGCACCACTGACCACATCACCCCCTGGCAGGGCTGCTACGGCACCGCCCGGCTGTTTGGCGAGCACACCACCTACGTGCTGTCCAATGCTGGCCACCTGCAGAGCCTGGTGAACCCGCCGGGCAACCCCAAGTCGTTCTATTATGCGGCGCCTGCCGCCGCCCAAGCCCCGGAAACCTGGCTGCAGAACGCCGGAGAGCGCCAGCAGGGCAGCTGGTGGCCGCATTGGCGCGAATGGATCGGGCAGCGCTCGGGCGACAGCCGGGCGGCGCCCAAGAAGCTCGGTTCGCGCAAGTACCCACCGCTCTGCCCGGCACCGGGCACCTATGTGATGGAGCCTTGA
- a CDS encoding HD domain-containing protein, translating into MSTSIAGIQIPDSAMAREITELVRDTASPLLFHHSSRVFYFAALAGQRLGLTYDSELLYAGCMFHDLGLTQVHSSECCRFEVDGANAARDFLQRHGIDERDVERVWTAIALHTTPGIPEHMHPLIALVTAGVETDVLGLHHEGLGIAQRDAVVQAHPRGEHFKEAIIQAFYEGIRHKPQTTFGNVKADVIADKEPGFLAGNFCSVIRQSCWAG; encoded by the coding sequence ATGTCCACATCCATTGCAGGTATCCAGATCCCTGATAGCGCCATGGCGCGGGAAATCACCGAGCTCGTGCGCGATACGGCTTCGCCGCTGCTCTTTCACCATTCCAGCAGGGTGTTCTATTTTGCCGCCCTGGCCGGCCAGCGCCTGGGCCTGACCTACGACAGCGAACTGCTGTACGCCGGCTGCATGTTCCATGACCTGGGCCTGACCCAGGTGCACAGCAGCGAGTGCTGCCGCTTCGAGGTCGACGGGGCCAATGCGGCACGCGATTTCCTGCAACGCCATGGTATCGACGAGCGCGATGTCGAGCGCGTCTGGACGGCTATCGCGTTGCACACAACGCCCGGCATTCCAGAACATATGCACCCGCTGATCGCGCTGGTGACCGCGGGTGTCGAAACCGATGTGCTGGGCCTGCACCACGAAGGGCTCGGTATTGCACAACGCGATGCCGTGGTGCAGGCGCATCCGCGTGGGGAGCATTTCAAGGAAGCGATCATCCAGGCGTTTTACGAGGGCATCCGGCACAAACCGCAGACCACGTTCGGCAACGTCAAGGCCGATGTGATCGCCGACAAGGAGCCTGGGTTCCTGGCCGGCAATTTCTGCAGTGTGATTCGCCAGTCGTGCTGGGCTGGTTGA